In Aythya fuligula isolate bAytFul2 chromosome 6, bAytFul2.pri, whole genome shotgun sequence, the following are encoded in one genomic region:
- the LYPD6 gene encoding ly6/PLAUR domain-containing protein 6: MASQPRLARVLLLGLVAGWLRAAQPRDFTVKDIVYLHPSTTPFPHGFKCFTCEKAADNYECNRWAPDVYCPRGTRYCFSQHMMKVTGESVSVTKRCVPLEDCLSTGCTYVKHEEYKVCTSCCEGSICNLPLPRNTTDAVFTTLSPLSSTKGLSCPVTLTAACLLLGLLS; this comes from the exons ATGGCCTCGCAGCCCAGGCTGGCCCGCGTCCTGCTGCTCGGCCTCGTGGCCGGCTGGCTGAGGGCCGCGCAGCCCCGGGACTTCACGGTGAAGGACATCGTCTACCTCCACCCCTCCA CCACGCCATTTCCTCACGGATTTAAATGCTTCACCTGCGAAAAGGCAGCAGATAATTACGAATGCAACCGCTGGGCTCCAGACGTCTATTGTCCAAGAG GTACGAGGTACTGCTTCAGCCAACACATGATGAAAGTTACCGGGGAAAGCGTATCCGTCACCAAGCGCTGTGTGCCACTGGAGGACTGTCTGTCTACTGGATGCACATACGTGAAGCACGAGGAATACAAG gtaTGCACTTCCTGCTGCGAAGGCAGCATCTGCAATTTGCCTCTCCCAAGGAACACAACCGACGCCGTGTTCACGACCCTGTCccccctcagcagcacaaaaggACTTTCCTGTCCCGTAACGCTGACAGCCGCGTGCCTCTTGTTGGGGCTCCTGTCGTAG
- the MMADHC gene encoding methylmalonic aciduria and homocystinuria type D protein, mitochondrial has translation MAKVLCNRARLVTYLPGFYSLVKRVVNPKAFSTAGSSGSDEPHVAATPPDLCPRTVWPDEVMGPFGPQDQRFQLPGNIGFDCHLNGTAAQKKSQISKPLPDILAEPSPSERHEFVMAQYINEFQGADVPQKQQINNAETYFENAKVECAVQACPQLLQKDFELMFPDVNASRLTVLTVTQKTKNDMTAWSQEVEDEREMLLENFINGAKEICYAICSEGYWADFIDPSSGLAFFGPYTNNTLFETDERYRHFGFSVDDLGCCKVIRHNIWGTHVVVGSIFTNAEPDSPIMRKLSGN, from the exons ATGGCCAAG GTGCTCTGTAACAGAGCAAGATTGGTCACCTACCTACCAGGGTTTTATTCCTTAGTCAAAAGAGTTGTAAATCCCAAGGCTTTTTCTACAGCAGGTTCCTCTGGCTCAGATGAGCCTCATGTTGCTGCTACACCTCCTGATTTat GTCCAAGAACTGTATGGCCGGATGAAGTAATGGGTCCATTTGGCCCTCAAGACCAGAGATTCCAGTTGCCTGGTAATATTGGTTTTGACTGTCACCTAAATGGTACTGCTGCTCAGAAGAAAAGCCAAATTTCAAAACCTCTGCCTGATATATTAGCAGAGCCTTCACCGAGTGAAAGGCATGAATTTGTAATGGCACAATACATAAATGAATTTCAG ggTGCTGATGTtccacagaaacagcaaataaataatgctgaaacatactttgaaaatgcaaaggTAGAATGTGCAGTACAAGCTTGTCCTCAACTGTTACAAAAAG acTTCGAGTTAATGTTTCCAGATGTGAATGCCAGCCGTTTAACCGTGTTAACAGTTACCCAGAAGACTAAAAATGATATGACTGCGTGGAGTCAAGAAGTTGAGGATGAGAGAGAAATGCTGTTAGAAAAC TTCATTAATGGTGCTAAGGAAATTTGCTATGCAATCTGTTCTGAAGGCTATTGGGCCGACTTCATTGATCCATCCTCAGGACTGGCT TTTTTTGGACCTTACACAAACAACACGCTGTTTGAAACAGATGAACGCTACCGCCACTTTGGATTCTCCGTTGATGATCTTGGCTGCTGCAAAGTTATTCGTCATAACATCTGGGGTACTCACGTCGTGGTAGGAAGCATCTTCACCAACGCTGAACCTGACAGCCCCATCATGAGAAAACTAAGTGGAAACTAG